A single Montipora foliosa isolate CH-2021 chromosome 7, ASM3666993v2, whole genome shotgun sequence DNA region contains:
- the LOC138010051 gene encoding ATP-dependent DNA helicase RecQ-like: MFYSSLQAAILHSIYSNVNLKVKQVICLEAIYHGRDVVAVLPTGYGKSVIFHLLPSLFLDKINYERGAAAHPVVIVVSPLNALIKDQIRRLQEGNVKAAILNVKKKTNSEDLELDLSDANLSQLRDAKYEVIFTHPETFITCKQGIELFQTAKYQRNVHAIVIYEGHCILKW; encoded by the coding sequence ATGTTTTACAGTAGCCTTCAGGCTGCAATTTTGCATAGCATTTATTCTAACgttaatctaaaagttaaacaagttatctgcctcgaggcaatttaccatggccgtgatgttgtcgccgtgttacccactggatatggaaagtcggttatatttcatcttcttccttCGTTATTCCTCGACAAAATCAACTATGAACGTGGAGCAGCAGCTCATCCCGTAGTAATTGTTGTTTCCCCTCTTAATGCGCTGATCAAAGATCAGATCAGAAGGCTCCAGGAAGGAAATGTTAAAGCAGCGATATTGAAcgtgaagaagaaaacaaactcgGAGGATTTGGAATTAGATCTCAGCGACGCCAACCTCTCGCAGCTAAGAGATGCAAAATACGAGGTGATCTTTACACATCCTGAAACCTTCATAACTTGCAAGCAAGGAATAGAGTTATTCCAAACTGCGAAATATCAAAGGAATGTTCATGCCATTGTGATTTATGAAGGCCATTGCATTTTGAAATGGTGA